The genomic window TGCGCCAATTGCAAATCGCAGGTTATCGTCACCAAGGGCGGCTCCGGACAACTCAAGTGCTGCGGCGTCCCGATGGAACAAAAAAAGTAGCGGTCCCGCTCGGTCTTTCGAGCGTTATCGCGACAACCAGGAGGACCCACGATGATTTTTTGGATCATAGTCGGAATAATCGCGGGATGGCTCGCGGGCAAGCTGATCCGCGGTGAAGGCTTCGGATTGATCGGCGATCTCGTGCTCGGCCTGCTCGGTGGCCTCGTCGGCGGATGGATCTTCGGCGCACTCGGCATTCCGGGACCAAGCGGCATGATCGGC from Candidatus Binatus sp. includes these protein-coding regions:
- a CDS encoding GlsB/YeaQ/YmgE family stress response membrane protein, encoding MIFWIIVGIIAGWLAGKLIRGEGFGLIGDLVLGLLGGLVGGWIFGALGIPGPSGMIGAIVVATIGAVILVWISHVIREV